From Ciconia boyciana chromosome 18, ASM3463844v1, whole genome shotgun sequence:
GTGACATAGAGCCTGTTCGTGAAGATGCTTTGCCTGAGTAACCGTGTTTGGGGAGAATTTTATGTAGAAGCTACCATAAAGGTTCTCTTGGGGTCAGGTGATACAGAAAGTTGTCTTTGGGCCTTCGGCATTGGGATGAGTTCTATAACATGGtgtaagtgaaaagaaaacaaagcagaaagtgAATTTGACTTGCTCTTACCTATTTTACATCAGTTTTGCATATCCCTTAACGAGCTTAGCattgaaaagctgcatttgccagtgtaaaaaaataattagatatCTATTACCCACAGAAGTGCATCCACTGGGgtacaaaaagagaaaaataaagtaccTTCCTTACTCACTAAGTAATATGGTTGGTAGTTCATAACCCAGCTGTAAGTAATAAACAGGCAGTAGACATTAGGGAAGggaataatttcatttcctgaatTTAAAGCATCTTTGCTGATGGATCTTGATTTATTGGGTGGTGCAATGGtggattttaaaagtaagtGGTTACAAAATACTTTAGAAAATCAGCAAGATTTGAGTCACTTTCTTCATACATTCATAGAAGCAAGAGCTTTGCAAGTGAAGTTGAGTTCGTGTTCACGTAGGCTTTACTTTCCAGACAAAACTTTATTCCAAATGATTTTGACTGATGTTCTTCATGATTTTGGTGTCTGTGAGCTTTACTTGGCTAAACCTTTTTCCTTGAAGTCCTCTTCAGTGCAAGTGCACCCTCTAGTTTTGGACTCGCTCGGTGATTTAATGGCTGCCAAACACCATTTACGGTTTCTTCAAAGCAGTCTGTGCTCTGTCGCGGTGACACAGCGCTTGCTTTTCGAAAAGCTCAGTTTAAACCGGTGCTGCACCATAACGAAGTGCCTCAGAACTCGTACGAAAACAGCTATCCTGTTGACTACGGTGTGTTCACAAAGCAGCGAGCTGATGGCACAGGCTGGTGGGGACAGGAACAGCCGATCCCGCTCCTGAGGTGACAGCTACTTGTGACAGCAGCCGGAGCGGGTGGCCGGCACCTGCCCTTCGGCTCCTGGGGAGGCAGCCGGGGGTGCGGCGTTGCTGTAGCCCCCGGGTTCCCTTACGTGTAAGAAACGTTGAAAAGCCCCTTTAGattgggggttggggggacaGCAGGATTCTcggaactttttaaaaatggcttttaagAGCCTTGGCCCGCTGGATGCTCAAGTGAGGGTGCGATAGTGGGGCAGGGCGGGGAGACccggccctggggaggggagagagccCGCCAAGGGGCGAGGGGGAGCccggccctggggaggggggagaggagcccgCCGAGGGGCGAGGGGAGAGCCCGGCCCTGGCGAGGGGGGAGAGAGCCCGCCGAGGGGAgagcccggcccggggcgggggaagAGAGCCCGccgaggggagaggggagagcccggcccggggcgggggaagAGAGCCCGCCAAGGGGCGAGGGGAGAGCCCGgccttggggaggggggagagagccCGCCGAGGGGCGAGGGGAGAGCccggccctggggaggggggagagagccCGCCGAGGGGCGAGGGGAGAGCccggccctggggaggggggagagagccCGccgaggggagaggggagagcccggcccggggcgggggaagAGAGCCCGccgaggggagcggggagagcCCGGCGGCCGTTACAGCGCGTTCCCGCAGCCGGGACGggccccgctcgccccgcgTCCCACGGCGTTTCCCGGCCGCGGCCACTAGAGGCCCCGCGAAGCCCGGCACTTCGCTCCGGCACTTCGCCCCGCATCGGCTTTAACGGCGTTTTGGGGACGCCGCGTTCCCCCTCTCCCTCGGgccgcccgcggccgcccctGAGGAGCCCCCTCCACCCCTGACACTGGCTGGGAACTTCCTGGGCTCCGGGCCGTACCCCGTCCTCTCGGCGACTGGGACGCTGGGACCGCATGTTCCGTACAGAACATTTTGGCCTGGTTACAGGTTGACAAAAGCCTGGTTTGGCCCTTAGCTGAATCAAGGGGAGCACAGGGGTAGCTTGTGGCCTACAGATGCCAGGATTCTGTTGAGATCATCAGCTGCCAGCCTGTATCTCTGTTTCAGTCTTTGAACGagaaagcagcatttatttCCCGGACTAACTGACAGATCTGTAGGTAAGTCAGGTTGGTGCCCTGCCTGGTTTCTCAGTGTGTACCTTGGAATTTTATGCTCACAGAGGCTAAAGTCAAACTTTATTGCACTTCTGTGTTTGGCTTTTACATCCCGTTTATGTAAATTCTTCAAACAGCTTGATTTGTAGTAGAGAAAAACAATTCTTGCTGtatctttttgtcttttgaagtgTCCATCCACTCTGGAAGAGGAGAACTTGTATGGAAATTAAGTAATTTGTCTAGATGTTTTTGTGAGACTTTGCAGTCTTCCAACAGATTCTGGTCATGTCATTACCAAACCTCAGACTGCAAGTTTTTTGCactcatttttctgcttgtgtcGTAAAATTTTGGCTGAGCAAGGCTGATTGAAAGGATAGGGCTAGGCTAGAAATTATTACTAAGGTTTGGGAACTATGTTTCTTGTGTGTATCGCAACCTCTGTCAAGTACGAAGGGACAACTGCACTGGCATTTCGAACAGCGGGGTTGGGGAGGTGGCAGGCAGGGTTTGACAGGACTGTTCTGACACACAGTTTGTGCTGCGCTGTACTGTGGACGTTGAAAGTGAACTACAAACTGGAGGATAATTTTGGTCTCATCAGAGCCTGCGTGTTCAAATTTAAACTATACAACAGGGTGAGGAAGGCTGGAAACAAGATCTGGGAATAGCGTCCCTCGTCTCCCCAACACTTGTAATCTTTTAGTCCACGTAGCGTGtacttgttttgaaaaactttCCAAGACACCAGCTGTCATCGGACACTTGTCTTTGCAACATGAAACACAATAGGGCAGCTGCGAGcaactttgatttttctgcctgaagCTGCCTCTGCAACAGGGCTCTCAAATAAAGCCTGAGAGGGTGACGGTCATGTTTAGCTGGCTGTGGCCCCAGTAGTGCCTAGGAGTCTCTGTGCGACCCTGGCAAGCTTTGTTACCATTTTGAGTTCACCAAGGTTCAATTCAGTTCGATTATGATGTCTCCTAAAAATAGGCTTCTATTCCAGGGCGGATAGATGTATTGCATTGCAGCACATGTGGataggggaagggaaaaaagtgcaaaagaaGGTAGGGTTATGTGAGGAATACAAATGCTCCTGAAAATACTTCCCATTTCATCGGAGCTCTCATTCCTTCCTATGCTCCCTCCTCTGTATTAATTCTCCCTTCTTTGTTGGCTGCTTGTTGCCAAAATCTGGTCATCTTCAGGCAAAAGCTTTCTCACAATTTTAGCAAACTGAGCCAGGTATGCAAGGGGGAATTGTTTATTCAGGAGTGTCTTCCAGCAGGAAGCAAAGAACAGGAGCTAATGTGCctgtgggaggggaaaagagCAGTCAGATACAGGGAAGACACCGCATTATCGAGATCCTAAGTTTGTAGTTAACAGTGCTTGAATAAAAGCGCCACCAAAAATGCATATCAGCTCCAGGGAATGGGGAGAGCCTGGGACTCTGCTGACCCTCCCTAAGCAGGCTGGAAAGCAAGCTGTTTTCAGCACTGGTATAAAGTCACTGCTGGAATTGTGAAGTGCTGGTATAAAAGCAGTATGAGACTGTTTCAAATGCCTTGCAGTTTTAATGAACTAAGCCTTATAACATCCTTGGAAGCTAGGCAAGCCAGATTCTCATctcaaaaaagggaaagcacaGACATTTTAACTTGCAGTTTGAAAAGGAATGATCTGAAAATGGCCacagctttctctctctgctcccaccaGATTCCCATGAATCACGTCGACTGGAAATGACTTCGTTAGCTTTGCAGAGCTCTGGGGAGGACAGGGTGTTTTATTCAAGTTTGGATATTGTCAGCACACTGAACTAAGTGCAAAATGAAGTTTGTTCTCCTTTACATCTCTAGCTCTGACAGTCAAACAGGTGTAAGGGAAGATGTTCTGAGGGGTGTGTACCGGCAATGGTGTGAGAACCTGCAAAAAGGATGCCACAGAGCACAGTCGGTGCAGCTAAAGCATGCTGACCTTTCCTGTAGCCAACGGCATGGAAGGGAGACATCATTAGTGTCCTGTAGACTTTGATTCTTTGATCCAAATAACCAGGCAATTTCAATGGGGGTGAGGGAACTCTGGGGACAAGTCTAAATCTCAAACACACGTCTGAATGCACAATGAGaggcctttgctgctctgcACCATGTCCGTCAGACACGCAGGTTCTTCACATATCTGGCGTCAGCGAGTGAGTGGGTGTTCCTCAGAAAGAAGTCTGAGAAAGTGTAAAATCCCATTTCAAGTAGCTTGCCCAAGATCCGTATCTGAGCGATTAGAACCTGATTGCTCCTGACTATTCCCTGCGCTCACCGCAGTGCTGGTCGAAGGGACCAGCTGTAGTGCTACAGCTACTTTTGTTGGGATACGACTTTAAGGAGGAGAGTGGAAACATCAGCAAAAGAGAGAGTATGTATCTGTAAGGCTGGCTTACCAGGCTAACTCTTCAGAGAGTGGACTCGGATAGGAAGGATCTAGTATTCATTTCACTGTCTTTAATCAGACACCTGATTAAAGGTGGTAAGCAGAAGATGCATAAACTTTAATCCTTTAAAAGGCGTGTCTACCTGGTGGTTTCCAGGGACCTTTAAGTTTCCCATTGtgattttctgtgtcatttaGGTTCTTCTTTCGGACATGCTTACTCCCCTGCACTTGTACATTATCTTTGTTACTAGTTGAGGTCTGAGCTTCAAGGTGCACAGAATGTGGTGTCTGGGAAATGGCTGCCCTAGCTAGGGCATCCTGGGGTGCCCTCTTCTCAGAGATAGCACTTCCACCACTCACGTTATACAGCACGTGCCGTGGCAGCTTCTCAATGTGGGTTACCCACTCCTTCATGTAGTCTAGAACGATGGGGATGAGGCTCACCACACCTCCATAATGATTCTTTGCTTCATCACAGCTCAGGTGATTCACAACATCATGGGGGTATCTGTGGGACAGAAGGAAACAATTGGCAGAGTACTCCCAGCAATGCAACCCTGGTGAGCCGACGGTGTCCCCCTGACACCctctgggaaaagcagaaatgcacaGCCAGCCATTTCCCCAAAACAAGAAGGCACGGATAGAATTGCACCTTGAGAAATGAGTCCTGCCAAATGCACCATCCTGGCTGTTGGGCTAGATCTGGAAGAGTTCAAGAGCGTGTACAGACACTTGCCCCACAGAAATTAGCTACAtgcagagcaggaagaggaggaaggaggtaAACTGCCTGAGCATTGCACGGGACTTCAGGGTACTAACCTGCCTGTATATGCCCTTCCATGCACCAGTAAAAAGAATGAATAAACAAACCCCTTTTTGTGAATGGAGGCTGGCAATGTTTTCCCAACAGCTGGAGTAGTAAACTGGGTAGCAGCTTGTACCCTCACTGAAGCCAGAAAGATGATGTAACAGAATTGATGGAGAAGTCAAGTGGGAATATGCATTCTTGTGACAGGCCCCCGGCATTGACAATCGCCTTAAAGGAACTAAGCTGATGGAGAGACCTACTTAGCTCGGATGGTGCTCAGATCGTTGCTGTGGCTAAGGAGCAGCTTGCATCTCTCCCGAATGCCATTGGTTATGTTGTTACCAGAATGCACGGTTTCCAGCTTGTGGCAGAGCTTGCTTAGATCATTGCAGATGTTTAGGAACATGTTGAGGATACGCCTGTCCGTAGAGTTGTTACAGTGATGGTCCATGTAGGACTGTACCTGTAGAGTGCAACATGGGGAAAGACAGAATCATGCAtgttaaattacatttaactTACGCTGCAAAGTTCCTTAGGTTAGTGTCGAGAAGCTGCTTTCTGTCGTGACTCTGCAGGCATGAGCCACTATGGAAACTGCAATACAGCGGCAGGTGGTAAGATTTCTAGAGCATGCTTGAGATGTTTGCTTGTCATTCATCATGACTGAAGAAGGCTGGGGTGATGGATCTGCTCGTCAGCGCACCAGTgagccttcctccctctttgAAGAAGTGTAGGAGTACCACAGCCAAAACCgcagctctgctgcaagcaCTGCAGAAACAGGTTGGGCGTGGGGGGAGGTTTCtgtctgctctgagcagggctcCCTCTGCCACTGCCACGGCTGTCTAGGCAGAGCGGGGTGGGAGGTGAGTGACCGAACTGGGACTGGTTTGGAGTAACAGTGTGGATGTGTTTGCACATACATGCATTCTTCATGGTTCTTTATTTGGCACCACTAGATGTGACTGCAAACTAAACCCATTTAACCTAAATTGTCCTCACTAACCTGTTATAGCTATGATATTCCCTATTTGCCTTGAGCATTTTTGTTACTCAGAGTGAATGGCGTTGCATGATGAAACATTATGCCAAGAGATTAAGTATCTTCTCCAAAGAAATTACAGGCACTTCAGACATGAGTGGTCAGAGTATAAAATACTGAGCGGCTGGTTGGCAGTCATAGCTGGACTCTAACACCTTCAGTGCTTTCTGTAAGATTTCAAGACAAGAACAAAGTAGCTGTTCCAACATCGGTACAGTTCCTGCATACAGAAAAGCCATGCTATGTGCTTGGGCAAATTCTCAGCAGgtttgtaagaaaaataaaaaatggccCCTAAGGGTCCATTTCCACTACAGATTCCTCCTTCCACACTGTTCGCTGAGCGTTGTGTCCTTGTGAGTGGCAGGATTGTTTTATTGCTGCTGTGAGCAGAAATAGTCCTAAAGAGAATAGCATTTTAGCCTGGATGTTCACCGATGGGATAACAGGACTTTGTTTTGTCCGCATCAACACCAGAGAGTTAATGCACCTGCGTAACCAGGATGGGGACCAGGACTACAGGAACAAGGGCTTGCAAgggctgcccagctctgcattagccagctgctgctgagcagttgGGCTGCCTCCAGGGGAGTTCACAGAGAGCCCCTACGCTGCGCCGATGTCGTGAccacagccaggctctgcagcgCAGGGACTCACTGGTGATCTGAATCTCTGAAGCAATGACTGAGGAGCTTGTCTCAGCAAACCACTTGGGATTTGACTTTATACCCTACTCCATGTAGAAGTCTTTAAGGAGCTGTTGCCGTTGCCTGTGGTGTGCTCTTCGATCTTTCCACCTTACTgtgctcttctcttttctccgAGAAATGTCATCACTCAACACTAAAAATGCTACCACATACAGTTTTTAGGGGTTAGAAATGCAGCCATGTTCAAGtgcaatatcttttttttctgtagcgTCTATGTTTACATGCAAAGAAAGCTGGCAGTCAAGTCAGCTGTAGGCTGAGACCACgcatatttctgcatttgttgcttttattctcaTGCCCTcccattcaaaattaaaaatagggtTGGGCTGATTCAGGAGAATGgtagtgaaataaaatggatgTCGGGTTTGTCCCCAGTGAACTTTCTTTGGTAGTGGTTCCGTTCCTGCGCAACGCATCACCAGTATGTGCTGCACCAATTGCTCCCTGTTCTCCCCAGTAACttgctcttttccctttcccgTCCTCCCCCTGGGGTAACACGCTTGTACCCTCAGGGCTATCCCTGCACTACAGTTTGCCACCCCTAAGTCCACGTGTTACTGTATCACAAACGATGCCGTGGATCAATGTAATTGCTGAAGTTGTTGCCTACGAGGTTTCACCCCCATGACAAGCAGCCCTTCCACCTCTGCCAAGAAGCAGAGTCCAAGCTTGCTCAGTACCACGGAAATATTggcacttttaaaaacagcataaTGTTATACAAAATCTCAAAGcctgtgtttggaaaaaaatggttcaGCGTAATGTCTGTTGCAATCTCGTCAATGTTACAAGCAAAGCCCTTATATTAGAGAGAGTCAGCCCTTAGAAAAGACAACCAGCTCACTTTTGTGTCCTAATCCTAATAACAGCTTTGGCTTTCACTCTGGCTTTGGCATCCATCTGGGTTTTGTGCCTGGGTTCTGCTGCCTCACATCCACAATTctaattttatttagatttttcttccccctctgtCTGCAGGTGGTCTAAGTTCTTCGCACTACTTAAAACATCCCATGCTATAAAAATTCCAAGACAATTCACTTACCAGCCCAGAAACCCCCTAGCCCACTTGGGACTTTCAGCCCTCAATCCATCATCCTACCTCTGTAACACagccattatttttaataagcacTATAGAAAGATACAGCAGCACCAATACCAGGGGGAAGAGGCAAGCATGCTGGTTACTACAAGTTAAGGATTACAGATTCCATGtgtggctggggaaggagggttGGTTTGATTGTATTCTTGTACCCGGTATTTCTGGCTATGCCTCAGCAGCGAAATGATGGTGTTAAACTAAATCACAAAAtgatgctcagcaataaaattcCTTCTCTGTAAATGGGAAGGCCTACCATAGGTATTTCTCTCCCCTACTTAACCTTTTGCCACTGGTTTGCAGAGTTATGCACAAATGTTACTAGAGAGTTTTTATGCATCTTCCCTtagtaaaaacatttattcatcCCTGAACTAGAGCCAAGCGCGCGACAGCACCGCGTTGGTCCCTGTTCTCATCGGCAGAGAACTTTGTGCTGAATACTTTGTACCTGGCTGATGCTCGCCACGGGTCTGATCATGTCATGTGCGTTCTCTCGGGTGTGTTGCAGTGCTCCGATAAACGtaaactgctgctgcaggaagagctTGTAGTGCTGCTCTATGTTTCTTAGAGCCTCCTTTACCTCATTCATGTTTTCCCCCTCCTGGATTTcgggagagaaggagagaaagtaAGCTACTTTTTAGAAATGATGCAATGCTACATATGTAACTCACTCTTTCACCTGAGTTGGAATTGTGTAGGTTAGtggaagactttaaaaagaaaaaaaaaggaaaaagaagaaaaaaagagaagatatgTTGTGTCAAAGCTCTGCAGTCCCAGAGCCCCAGACAGTAAGTCAATGAGGTAGTAATGATGCTGCACAGAGAGGCAGAGAACCCAGAGGGGACCCCGGGCAACCGGGTGCCATGAACCCTCGCGGGTCTGTTGGAAACATTCTGTGGCGATGCATCGAGCGCACGGCCCGGCAGGGACCGGCGGGAGAGCCGGCTCCTCTTACCCGGCGTAGAACTACTGCCCGAGTGGCTTAAAAGCTCCGGCGTTACCCGAAGCCAGCTCGGCAGGCAGCGTGCggtggggagcggggcaggccCGGGGCCGTGGTTAACCCCCGTCCCTGCGGGGCCTGCCGCGGGGGCTGGTTTTCCCCCAGCGCTGGCCCTGCGCTCTCGGGGCCGCcttgcctgcagccccccgcgccgtcccgcccgcccgcccgcccgaGAACCGCCagcccccccccgagccccgtCCTGCGGCCCGGGGCCCCGCGCTGAGGGCGGGCCTCGCCCctccgctcccgcccgcccccggcagCTTGGCGAGCCCTGCGGCTCCCTACCGGCCGGCGCAGcccggcgggcgggccggggcggcgcggcaGCCCCGCCGAGAGGGGCCGGTGCGGGCAGCGGCTGACCGGGCTCCCCCGGGCGCCCCGGCacctcccgccgcgccgccgtcGCCCCGGCAACCGCGCCGCCGTCTCCCTGGCAACCGCTCTGACGTCACGCCCCACTTCCCGGGGTGGGGCGCGTCGCCGTTCGATGGCGTCGCCCCCCGGTGCTATTAGCGAGGCGGTGGTcacccccgcgccccgccccccggcagCGCTGAGCGGGGCGGGGCCTTTCCGCGTCGCGGAGTGATGACGCGCTCCTTAGCAAcgcagcgcggcggcggggctggtTGCTAGGGGCGGCCATGGACGCCCCCGCCCGGCcgtggccgccgccgccgccggtgGGCGCCTACGCGGAGGAGCAGGAGCTCTTCCGGCTCCTGCAGGTGAAcgggccgcgcccgccccgggggcacggcggggaccccccccaccgTCTCCTCCGGAGCGCGGGGGCGGCCTGGCGGGCCCGGGGGGCGGTGAGGGGCACCCGCGGCGCCGGCCtggccgcgggggcggggcccgtTTCCTCACGGCCTCCGCCGGCGGCCGGCCGGCCCGCGGTGCTGCCCGCGGGGaggcccgggcccggggcggccccgggaggGCTCGCCTGGGGGGCAGCGCCGCGGCCATTTCCCCCAGCGGCCGGTACCGGGCGCCTGTGGAAAGGCGCGGGCGGGTGTCCCCGTCTGAGGCAACGTGCACCGGCCGAGAGCTTTCTTAATTAATTAACTTATTTTAATAATCGCCTGGCAATTGCTAGGGTTCATACATGTCATTTTTTTGCGGAAGAAGGCGGCAGCCTGTGGAAGAAAGGTGTTGAGTCCGTGAAAGGAGAGGCAGGCTTGGCaggacagggaggaggagggggcagtAACAAATTAAGCGCGGGAAAAACCGAGGTGAAGGGTTTTGCCCTTCCGGAGCCAGGGGCTGGCGGGGTGGCGCGTTGCAGCCGGCTTATCAGCATTACCCGTTTCGAAGCGTTTCTCCGTGCgttcctgctgctgttgtggCTTTTCTGTGGAGATGTGtgtcaaaaataaagaaaaagaagtacaCTTCTTCCATCGTTGTGGTTTCAGTAAATAGCGAGATTGGTTTCCCTGCCTTACAGAAAGGTATGTGTCGTTCTGTAAGTTTGGAAAAAGCCCTTTTGACCCGCACGGGGAGGTTTGTGCGAGGGACTAAATCCTCTGGTGCTGTTTGTTCTGAGAACTTGTTGGAGAGACTCCCCCGTGTGCCGGTGCTAACTCTTCTCATAACTCGGATTTGTATGTCATAAggcctttttactttttcaaatctcactggaaaacacacaaatgcttatttttctttcctttttttttgccgctttttttttttcatgtaacttCAAGGCCATTTGGTATAACCAGTGTGGCATAgtatttgtggggtttttatggaaatactgttttgcGTGCCATGAGGCACTGGATGCAGCTGCAGGCTCCCATATGATATAAAATGCTTATGGGATTTACTCAGAGcgttgttttcttttcatgcttcAATTGTGTTGTAGCAACATAATGGTACAAACAAACACAGCTTGAAATTATTGTCCTAAACTTAAACATTTACAAAACTCAAAATGTGAAACCTAAAACACGAGACCCAAGCCGTGAACCTCCTCCAGCAATTAACAGAGCTGCTCGTGTAAAATTAAACTGGATAAAACAGAGCATGCATGTCAGTGCTGGTGGGATTTGAGCACAAAATAGCGGAAGTATCAATCATTGTCAGCCTGAACAATATTGAATTGTAAGAAGACCAAATGTTCTaggtttgttatttttaaagctgctgaTAGTTGTAGTGCCAAATTCAGATTTCTTCGTTTAAATAACTGTTGCTGgaaagtaataatttttaaattaacttccaataaaaatgcaaattttatacTTTATGCTATGTGCTACCCAGACCTTGAAGCATCAGAACTTGCATGTGaaacagtttattaaaaaaattgagtgtTTTAATTATTCTAATGAAGTGagtgaagcagaaaagcaaaataggCCACTCTAATAAAAGACAATCAATTGGTTAGAGTATAAAATTTTATGGAACATACAGACTTTATGGAATTAACTTGCAAATATTAAAGCGTTTTGactgatttttagaaaaagacatACTATTCCAGCATGAGCATTTCAGTACATAATCTAAGTCAGAACATTAGTTGCTGTTTGATGTTTAGTTTTAATTACAGAATTCTTGGCTGTGCTGAAATGCCTTGTAGGAAAGTCTACGGAGTTAGTGTTTCTCAGTGttgttcctttctctgcccGTAAAGCTACAATCCTTGCTGGAATTGGCAGAAGACCCCCACTGCTATCAGTGGGAGCTGAAGCAGGGCCCTGTATAACCTCAAACATTTAATATGAAAATGGGCTCCAAAATAGACATTCAAGGAAATgctttaagcctttttttttccccttcccccccccccttacttTTCATGTCAGAGGAAGACTAGTACAGTTACAGAACTGAGATGTGCTGCTTTTGTGTCTTTGattggttgttggttttgtgtgCTTTGTGTGTCTGTTCTGCAGTCCTCTAGGCTAGTCGGAAACTCGTGGGACCCTGCTTGAGAAGGAGGTTTAACTTGCCCTGCAGAGATACTAATTTAAGTTGACTTGGTTTTCAAAACTCCTTGTATGGTTTTTATGTCAATGCTGACTCAACCATTATTGACACCAGGCTCAAGGTGATCTATATGATACATAGGGGCACCAAACCTTTCTGGTGTCTATATGTATCATAAATAAGCTAAAgcaaatagattatttttttattggcAATTTTCTGACCATGCtttacttcagtttttaagCATCTGAAATAGGTTTCATAGTCTCAGT
This genomic window contains:
- the SPACA9 gene encoding sperm acrosome-associated protein 9 isoform X3, with translation MNEVKEALRNIEQHYKLFLQQQFTFIGALQHTRENAHDMIRPVASISQVQSYMDHHCNNSTDRRILNMFLNICNDLSKLCHKLETVHSGNNITNGIRERCKLLLSHSNDLSTIRAKYPHDVVNHLSCDEAKNHYGGVVSLIPIVLDYMKEWVTHIEKLPRHVLYNAH
- the SPACA9 gene encoding sperm acrosome-associated protein 9 isoform X2 yields the protein MNEVKEALRNIEQHYKLFLQQQFTFIGALQHTRENAHDMIRPVASISQVQSYMDHHCNNSTDRRILNMFLNICNDLSKLCHKLETVHSGNNITNGIRERCKLLLSHSNDLSTIRAKYPHDVVNHLSCDEAKNHYGGVVSLIPIVLDYMKEWVTHIEKLPRHVLYNSSAKLTKSFPVDVIHGNLVGAERESCGHFQIIPFQTAS
- the SPACA9 gene encoding sperm acrosome-associated protein 9 isoform X1 translates to MNEVKEALRNIEQHYKLFLQQQFTFIGALQHTRENAHDMIRPVASISQVQSYMDHHCNNSTDRRILNMFLNICNDLSKLCHKLETVHSGNNITNGIRERCKLLLSHSNDLSTIRAKYPHDVVNHLSCDEAKNHYGGVVSLIPIVLDYMKEWVTHIEKLPRHVLYNVSGGSAISEKRAPQDALARAAISQTPHSVHLEAQTSTSNKDNVQVQGSKHVRKKNLNDTENHNGKLKGPWKPPGRHAF